One window of the Bombus affinis isolate iyBomAffi1 chromosome 10, iyBomAffi1.2, whole genome shotgun sequence genome contains the following:
- the LOC126920895 gene encoding collagen alpha-5(IV) chain-like isoform X42, with amino-acid sequence MLGRVRAAFFSLVIATSLLQYTQQQGSRQSREVILNISDEQKIQYLNQDFYSNAYNYGYEVSPNGQFHHEVRGPDDITYGCYGYIDPFGKLKTTFYISDGWGYRVVQPGNSVELFLHEHEHHHEDDTGQHHQEHDDHHDHHGVITEWANLYFPEICRQFDGTGSGSNVIPIPGYPGMPEKPSQPGYPGKPGTPGIPGTPGTPGQPGYPGTPPQPGYPGTPGTPGTPGTPGQPGYPGTPPQPGYPGKPGTPGTPGTPGTPGQPGYPGTPPQPGYPGKPGTPGTPGTPGTPGQPGYPGTPPQPGYPGTPGIPGTPGTPGYPGTPPQPGYPGKPGTPGTPGTPGTPGSPGQPGYPEKPPQPGYPGKPGAPGTPGTPGTPGKPGYPGKPPQPGYPGKPGTPGTPGTPGTPGQPGYPGTPPQPGYPGTPGIPGTPGTPGTPPQPGYPGTPPQPGYPGTPGTPGTPGTPGTPPQPGYPGKPGTPGTPGTPGTPGQPGYPGTPPQPGYPGTPGTPGTPGTPGTPGQPGYPGTPPQHGYPGTPGTPGTPGTPGKPPQPGYPGKPGTPGTPGTPGTPGQPGYPGTPPQPGYPGTPGTPGTPGTPGTPPQPGYPGKPGTPGTPGQPGYPGTPSQPGYPGTPGTPGYPGKPGTPGTPDTPGTPGQPGFPGIPPQPGYPGTPGIPGGPAHPGYPGTPGIPGKPGKPGKPGKPGKPGKPGVPAIPEQPPYPGSSETPETPGIPYPPPYPPSPEYPVSPGSPGAPGLPGIPGIPGKPGRPGKPGKPAKPSKPGHPSHPGYPGSPGSPGSPGHPGSPGTPGHPGTPGTPGTPGIPGTPPIPPRPGYPGIPGTPGIPGTPGTPPIPPQPGYPGIPGTPGIPGTPGTPPIPPQPGYPGIPGTPGIPGTPGTPPIPPQPGYPGIPGTPGIPGTPGTPPIPPQPGYPGIPGTPGIPGTPGTPPIPPQPGYPGIPGTPGIPGTPGTPPIPPQPGYPGIPGTPGIPGTPGTPPIPPQPGYPGIPGTPGIPGTPGTPPIPPQPGYPGTPGTPGTPGIPGIPGKPGKPGKPGRPGKPGVPPVPPQPGYPGTPPYPEIPGKPGKPGHHGHPGSSTPDQPPYPPYPGYPPGHEGPIGGVGPDGPNGPWPNGPDGPQGPSGPGGPGGPGGPGGPEGGIGGVGGIGGDGPPGPDGPWPTGSPGPDGPWPGDPDYVPGAHPTIRPHYEGPIKIQYPIKYYEPTTPTSYVYPLYGQKQVERLTSNSKFELKYFNNETSKEGYEKNVESTTFTYPSKISGPIGVKDTYIDSQFGNRSQRPGYQTGQVNQNADEINSLLQTQRKELRKYTEQEDQSNYEDLKKIVSQIPQTVYDEVGPTTSEKYSSRERLQQSSRENRKYPQQVTKLSEPVIRIETSPEENTAALIKQVNQLSEKSSEPNFEFAAIGVQPPNPINIKPYEQSVGPDPETCPCYLVEPGNDTVTTTSTTSIPLIGQLGFIPVVFVPYCPGNDETDSENMKDMFPSAMPVPYACDTCGLQTGKIETKLLSVNQLGNIENLREALRQAKLGFLNVSARRRTERRGAKSRHVK; translated from the exons GTGATTGCCACATCTCTGTTGCAATACACACAGCAACAAGGAAGTAGGCAGAGTAGAGAAGTAATATTGAACATCAGTGACGAGCAGAAAATTCAATACCTAAATCAAGATTTCTATTCGA ATGCATATAATTATGGCTATGAAGTAAGTCCCAACGGACAATTTCATCACGAGGTACGCGGTCCAGACGACATCACGTATGGATGCTATGGATATATTGATCCATTTGGAAAGCTGAAAACAACGTTCTACATCAGCGATGGTTGGGGATATCGAGTTGTTCAACCAGGAAACTCGGTTGAATTGTTCCTTCATGAACACGAACATCACCACGAAGATGACACAGGACAACATCATCAGGAACATGATGATCATCACGATCATCATGGGGTGATTACAGAATGGGCAAATTTGTATTTCCCAGAAATATGTAGACAATTCGATGGAACAGGTTCCGGATCAAACGTCATACCAATACCAG GATATCCTGGAATGCCGGAAAAACCATCACAACCAGGATATCCAGGCAAACCAGGAACTCCTGGTATACCTGGCACACCAGGAACGCCAGGACAACCCGGCTATCCTGGAACACCACCACAACCTGGATACCCAGGAACGCCTGGAACACCAGGTACACCGGGAACGCCAGGACAACCCGGCTATCCTGGAACACCACCACAACCCGGATACCCAGGCAAACCCGGAACACCTGGCACCCCTGGCACACCTGGAACGCCAGGACAACCCGGCTATCCTGGAACACCACCACAAC CCGGATACCCAGGCAAACCCGGAACACCTGGCACACCAGGCACAC CAGGAACGCCAGGACAACCCGGCTATCCTGGAACACCACCACAACCTGGATACCCAGGCACGCCTGGAATACCAGGTACACCGGGAACACCGGGATATCCTGGAACACCACCCCAACCTGGATATCCAGGCAAACCCGGAACACCTGGCACTC CTGGCACGCCTGGTACACCAGGATCACCAGGACAACCTGGCTATCCTGAAAAACCACCTCAGCCGGGATACCCAGGCAAACCTGGAGCACCTGGTACCCCTGGTACGCCCGGAACGCCAGGAAAACCCGGCTACCCCGGAAAACCGCCGCAGCCTGGATACCCAGGCAAACCCGGAACACCTGGCACTCCAGGCACACCTGGAACGCCAGGACAACCCGGCTATCCTGGAACACCACCCCAACCTGGATATCCAGGCACACCTGGAATAC CTGGCACTCCTGGCACACCCGGAACACCACCTCAAC CTGGTTATCCTGGAACGCCACCTCAACCTGGATATCCTGGCACACCTGGAACACCTGGCACTCCTGGCACACCCGGAACACCACCTCAGCCTGGATATCCAGGCAAGCCTGGCACACCTGGAACGCCTGGTACACCCGGAACGCCAGGGCAACCTGGCTACCCTGGAACACCGCCGCAACCTGGATACCCGGGCACACCTGGAACGCCTGGAACTCCTGGCACACCCGGAACGCCTGGGCAAC CTGGTTATCCTGGAACGCCACCTCAACATGGATATCCTGGCACACCTGGAACACCTGGCACTCCTGGCACACCCGGAAAACCACCTCAGCCTGGATATCCAGGCAAGCCTGGCACACCTGGAACGCCTGGTACACCCGGAACGCCAGGGCAACCTGGCTACCCTGGAACACCGCCGCAACCTGGATACCCGGGCACACCTGGAACGCCTGGCACTCCTGGCACACCCGGAACACCACCTCAGCCTGGATACCCAGGCAAGCCTGGCACACCCGGAACGCCTGGGCAACCTGGCTACCCTGGAACACCATCGCAACCTGGATACCCGGGCACACCTGGAACGCCTGGATACCCAGGCAAGCCTGGCACACCTGGCACTCCTGACACAC CCGGAACGCCAGGGCAACCCGGATTCCCCGGAATACCACCTCAACCTGGATACCCCGGAACGCCTGGAATACCCGGTGGCCCAGCGCATCCAGGTTATCCTGGTACACCAGGAATTCCGGGCAAACCTGGGAAACCTGGGAAACCGGGGAAACCTGGTAAACCTGGGAAACCTGGCGTCCCAGCAATTCCAGAACAACCACCATATCCTGGTTCATCCGAAACTCCAGAAACTCCCGGCATACCATATCCACCGCCATATCCACCATCTCCTGAATATCCCGTCTCCCCTGGTAGTCCAGGGGCTCCCGGATTGCCTGGAATACCCGGAATACCAGGTAAACCTGGCAGACCTGGCAAACCTGGCAAACCTGCCAAACCAAGCAAACCTGGACATCCATCACATCCTGGTTACCCTGGAAGTCCCGGTTCACCAGGTAGTCCGGGTCATCCTGGTTCTCCTGGTACGCCAGGACATCCTGGCACTCCCGGGACACCAGGAACTCCTGGAATACCCGGCACACCACCAATACCTCCACGTCCAGGTTATCCCGGCATCCCTGGTACACCGGGAATTCCCGGAACACCCGGAACTCCACCAATACCTCCACAGCCAG GTTATCCCGGCATCCCTGGTACACCAGGAATTCCCGGAACACCCGGAACTCCACCAATACCTCCACAGCCAGGTTATCCCGGCATCCCTGGTACACCAGGAATTCCCGGAACACCCGGAACTCCACCAATAC CTCCACAGCCAGGTTATCCCGGCATCCCTGGTACACCAGGAATTCCCGGAACACCCGGAACTCCACCAATACCTCCACAGCCAGGTTATCCCGGCATCCCTGGTACACCAGGAATTCCCGGAACTCCCGGAACTCCACCAATACCTCCTCAGCCAGGTTATCCCGGCATCCCTGGTACACCAGGAATTCCCGGAACACCCGGAACTCCACCAATACCTCCACAGCCAGGTTATCCCGGCATCCCTGGTACACCAGGAATTCCCGGAACACCCGGAACTCCACCAATACCTCCACAGCCAGGTTATCCCGGCATCCCTGGTACACCGGGAATTCCCGGAACACCCGGAACTCCACCAATACCTCCACAACCAGGTTATCCCGGTACCCCCGGTACGCCAGGAACTCCTGGAATACCAGGTATACCTGGAAAACCTGGTAAACCTGGCAAGCCGGGCAGGCCAGGAAAACCTGGGGTTCCACCTGTCCCACCACAACCAGGATACCCTGGAACACCGCCATATCCAGAGATCCCTGGAAAGCCTGGGAAACCTGGACATCATGGACATCCCGGATCATCAACCCCAG ATCAGCCTCCATATCCCCCATATCCAGGATATCCTCCCGGGCATGAAGGCCCAATTGGTGGTGTAGGTCCAGATGGTCCCAATGGCCCATGGCCCAATGGTCCGGATGGTCCTCAAGGACCAAGTGGTCCAGGTGGACCAGGCGGACCAGGCGGGCCAGGTGGCCCTGAAGGTGGAATTGGAGGAGTAGGAGGTATAGGTGGCGATGGACCTCCTGGTCCAGATGGTCCATGGCCGACAGGTTCGCCCGGTCCAGATGGGCCATGGCCTGGTGATCCCGACTACGTGCCTGGAGCTCACCCAACAATTCGTCCACACTACGAAGGGCCAATTAAGATTCAATATCCCATTAAGTATTACGAACCTACGACGCCGACCTCTTATGTTTATCCGTTGTATGGACAGAAGCAAGTAGAACGGTTAACCTCTAACTCTAAGTTcgaattgaaatatttcaataatgaaACTTCGAAGGAAGGCTACGAAAAGAACGTCGAATCTACAACGTTTACATATCCAAGCAAAATAAGCGGTCCCATAGGAGTGAAGGATACATATATAGACTCGCAGTTTGGAAATCGATCCCAGAGACCCGGCTATCAGACAGGACAAGTGAACCAAAATGCGGACGAAATTAATTCCTTGCTGCAAACGCAACGAAAGGAATTGCGTAAATACACAGAACAGGAAGACCAAAGTAACTACGAAGATCTTAAGAAAATTGTATCGCAAATTCCTCAAACTGTTTACGACGAAGTAGGTCCTACCACTAGTGAGAAATACTCCAGCCGAGAGAGATTGCAACAGAGCTCTCGCGAGAATCGTAAATATCCCCAACAAGTGACGAAATTGAGCGAACCGGTGATTCGAATAGAAACGAGCCCCGAAGAAAATACTGCCGCGCTTATCAAACAGGTAAACCAATTATCTGAAAAATCTAGCGAACCGAACTTCGAGTTCGCTGCGATCGGTGTTCAGCCACCGAATCCGATCAATATCAAGCCCTACGAGCAGTCTGTAGGGCCAGACCCTGAAACCTGTCCCTGTTACCTTGTCGAGCCTGGAAACGATACAGTCACAACCACGAGCACGACATCCATTCCTCTCATTGGTCAGCTTGGCTTCATTCCAGTAGTATTTGTACCATACTGTCCGGGCAACGACGAGACGGACAGCGAAAACATGAAAGACATGTTCCCCTCTGCAATGCCTGTCCCATATGCATGCGACACGTGCGGTTTGCAAACCGGAAAAATCGAAACGAAGCTTCTCAGCGTGAATCAGCTTGGCAATATAGAGAATCTTCGCGAGGCCTTGCGGCAAGCAAAACTTGGCTTTTTAAATGTTTCAGCACGGCGTCGGACGGAAAGGAGGGGGGCGAAGAGTCGGCACGTCAAGTGA
- the LOC126920895 gene encoding collagen alpha-5(IV) chain-like isoform X24 has product MLGRVRAAFFSLVIATSLLQYTQQQGSRQSREVILNISDEQKIQYLNQDFYSNAYNYGYEVSPNGQFHHEVRGPDDITYGCYGYIDPFGKLKTTFYISDGWGYRVVQPGNSVELFLHEHEHHHEDDTGQHHQEHDDHHDHHGVITEWANLYFPEICRQFDGTGSGSNVIPIPGYPGMPEKPSQPGYPGKPGTPGIPGTPGTPGQPGYPGTPPQPGYPGTPGTPGTPGTPGQPGYPGTPPQPGYPGKPGTPGTPGTPGTPGQPGYPGTPPQPGYPGKPGTPGTPGTPGTPGQPGYPGTPPQPGYPGKPGTPGTPGTPGTPGQPGYPGTPPQPGYPGEPGTPGTPGTPGTPGQPGYPGTPPQPGYPGKPGTPGTPGTPGTPGQPGYPGTPPQPGYPGTPGIPGTPGTPGYPGTPPQPGYPGKPGTPGTPGTPGTPGSPGQPGYPEKPPQPGYPGKPGAPGTPGTPGTPGKPGYPGKPPQPGYPGKPGTPGTPGTPGTPGQPGYPGTPPQPGYPGTPGIPGTPGTPGTPPQPGYPGTPPQPGYPGTPGTPGTPGTPGTPPQPGYPGKPGTPGTPGTPGTPGQPGYPGTPPQPGYPGTPGTPGTPGTPGTPGQPGYPGTPPQHGYPGTPGTPGTPGTPGKPPQPGYPGKPGTPGTPGTPGTPGQPGYPGTPPQPGYPGTPGTPGTPGTPGTPPQPGYPGKPGTPGTPGQPGYPGTPSQPGYPGTPGTPGYPGKPGTPGTPDTPGTPGQPGFPGIPPQPGYPGTPGIPGGPAHPGYPGTPGIPGKPGKPGKPGKPGKPGKPGVPAIPEQPPYPGSSETPETPGIPYPPPYPPSPEYPVSPGSPGAPGLPGIPGIPGKPGRPGKPGKPAKPSKPGHPSHPGYPGSPGSPGSPGHPGSPGTPGHPGTPGTPGTPGIPGTPPIPPRPGYPGIPGTPGIPGTPGTPPIPPQPGYPGIPGTPGIPGTPGTPPIPPQPGYPGIPGTPGIPGTPGTPPIPPQPGYPGIPGTPGIPGTPGTPPIPPQPGYPGIPGTPGIPGTPGTPPIPPQPGYPGIPGTPGIPGTPGTPPIPPQPGYPGIPGTPGIPGTPGTPPIPPQPGYPGIPGTPGIPGTPGTPPIPPQPGYPGTPGTPGTPGIPGIPGKPGKPGKPGRPGKPGVPPVPPQPGYPGTPPYPEIPGKPGKPGHHGHPGSSTPDQPPYPPYPGYPPGHEGPIGGVGPDGPNGPWPNGPDGPQGPSGPGGPGGPGGPGGPEGGIGGVGGIGGDGPPGPDGPWPTGSPGPDGPWPGDPDYVPGAHPTIRPHYEGPIKIQYPIKYYEPTTPTSYVYPLYGQKQVERLTSNSKFELKYFNNETSKEGYEKNVESTTFTYPSKISGPIGVKDTYIDSQFGNRSQRPGYQTGQVNQNADEINSLLQTQRKELRKYTEQEDQSNYEDLKKIVSQIPQTVYDEVGPTTSEKYSSRERLQQSSRENRKYPQQVTKLSEPVIRIETSPEENTAALIKQVNQLSEKSSEPNFEFAAIGVQPPNPINIKPYEQSVGPDPETCPCYLVEPGNDTVTTTSTTSIPLIGQLGFIPVVFVPYCPGNDETDSENMKDMFPSAMPVPYACDTCGLQTGKIETKLLSVNQLGNIENLREALRQAKLGFLNVSARRRTERRGAKSRHVK; this is encoded by the exons GTGATTGCCACATCTCTGTTGCAATACACACAGCAACAAGGAAGTAGGCAGAGTAGAGAAGTAATATTGAACATCAGTGACGAGCAGAAAATTCAATACCTAAATCAAGATTTCTATTCGA ATGCATATAATTATGGCTATGAAGTAAGTCCCAACGGACAATTTCATCACGAGGTACGCGGTCCAGACGACATCACGTATGGATGCTATGGATATATTGATCCATTTGGAAAGCTGAAAACAACGTTCTACATCAGCGATGGTTGGGGATATCGAGTTGTTCAACCAGGAAACTCGGTTGAATTGTTCCTTCATGAACACGAACATCACCACGAAGATGACACAGGACAACATCATCAGGAACATGATGATCATCACGATCATCATGGGGTGATTACAGAATGGGCAAATTTGTATTTCCCAGAAATATGTAGACAATTCGATGGAACAGGTTCCGGATCAAACGTCATACCAATACCAG GATATCCTGGAATGCCGGAAAAACCATCACAACCAGGATATCCAGGCAAACCAGGAACTCCTGGTATACCTGGCACACCAGGAACGCCAGGACAACCCGGCTATCCTGGAACACCACCACAACCTGGATACCCAGGAACGCCTGGAACACCAGGTACACCGGGAACGCCAGGACAACCCGGCTATCCTGGAACACCACCACAACCCGGATACCCAGGCAAACCCGGAACACCTGGCACCCCTGGCACACCTGGAACGCCAGGACAACCCGGCTATCCTGGAACACCACCACAAC CTGGATACCCAGGCAAACCCGGAACAC CCGGTACACCCGGAACACCAGGAACGCCAGGACAACCCGGCTATCCTGGAACACCACCACAAC CCGGATACCCAGGCAAACCCGGAACACCTGGCACACCAGGCACAC CTGGAACGCCAGGACAACCCGGCTATCCTGGAACACCACCACAACCCGGATACCCAGGCGAACCCGGAACACCCGGTACACCCGGAACACCAGGAACGCCAGGACAACCCGGCTATCCTGGAACACCACCACAACCCGGATACCCAGGCAAACCCGGAACACCCGGTACACCCGGAACACCAGGAACGCCAGGACAACCCGGCTATCCTGGAACACCACCACAACCTGGATACCCAGGCACGCCTGGAATACCAGGTACACCGGGAACACCGGGATATCCTGGAACACCACCCCAACCTGGATATCCAGGCAAACCCGGAACACCTGGCACTC CTGGCACGCCTGGTACACCAGGATCACCAGGACAACCTGGCTATCCTGAAAAACCACCTCAGCCGGGATACCCAGGCAAACCTGGAGCACCTGGTACCCCTGGTACGCCCGGAACGCCAGGAAAACCCGGCTACCCCGGAAAACCGCCGCAGCCTGGATACCCAGGCAAACCCGGAACACCTGGCACTCCAGGCACACCTGGAACGCCAGGACAACCCGGCTATCCTGGAACACCACCCCAACCTGGATATCCAGGCACACCTGGAATAC CTGGCACTCCTGGCACACCCGGAACACCACCTCAAC CTGGTTATCCTGGAACGCCACCTCAACCTGGATATCCTGGCACACCTGGAACACCTGGCACTCCTGGCACACCCGGAACACCACCTCAGCCTGGATATCCAGGCAAGCCTGGCACACCTGGAACGCCTGGTACACCCGGAACGCCAGGGCAACCTGGCTACCCTGGAACACCGCCGCAACCTGGATACCCGGGCACACCTGGAACGCCTGGAACTCCTGGCACACCCGGAACGCCTGGGCAAC CTGGTTATCCTGGAACGCCACCTCAACATGGATATCCTGGCACACCTGGAACACCTGGCACTCCTGGCACACCCGGAAAACCACCTCAGCCTGGATATCCAGGCAAGCCTGGCACACCTGGAACGCCTGGTACACCCGGAACGCCAGGGCAACCTGGCTACCCTGGAACACCGCCGCAACCTGGATACCCGGGCACACCTGGAACGCCTGGCACTCCTGGCACACCCGGAACACCACCTCAGCCTGGATACCCAGGCAAGCCTGGCACACCCGGAACGCCTGGGCAACCTGGCTACCCTGGAACACCATCGCAACCTGGATACCCGGGCACACCTGGAACGCCTGGATACCCAGGCAAGCCTGGCACACCTGGCACTCCTGACACAC CCGGAACGCCAGGGCAACCCGGATTCCCCGGAATACCACCTCAACCTGGATACCCCGGAACGCCTGGAATACCCGGTGGCCCAGCGCATCCAGGTTATCCTGGTACACCAGGAATTCCGGGCAAACCTGGGAAACCTGGGAAACCGGGGAAACCTGGTAAACCTGGGAAACCTGGCGTCCCAGCAATTCCAGAACAACCACCATATCCTGGTTCATCCGAAACTCCAGAAACTCCCGGCATACCATATCCACCGCCATATCCACCATCTCCTGAATATCCCGTCTCCCCTGGTAGTCCAGGGGCTCCCGGATTGCCTGGAATACCCGGAATACCAGGTAAACCTGGCAGACCTGGCAAACCTGGCAAACCTGCCAAACCAAGCAAACCTGGACATCCATCACATCCTGGTTACCCTGGAAGTCCCGGTTCACCAGGTAGTCCGGGTCATCCTGGTTCTCCTGGTACGCCAGGACATCCTGGCACTCCCGGGACACCAGGAACTCCTGGAATACCCGGCACACCACCAATACCTCCACGTCCAGGTTATCCCGGCATCCCTGGTACACCGGGAATTCCCGGAACACCCGGAACTCCACCAATACCTCCACAGCCAG GTTATCCCGGCATCCCTGGTACACCAGGAATTCCCGGAACACCCGGAACTCCACCAATACCTCCACAGCCAGGTTATCCCGGCATCCCTGGTACACCAGGAATTCCCGGAACACCCGGAACTCCACCAATAC CTCCACAGCCAGGTTATCCCGGCATCCCTGGTACACCAGGAATTCCCGGAACACCCGGAACTCCACCAATACCTCCACAGCCAGGTTATCCCGGCATCCCTGGTACACCAGGAATTCCCGGAACTCCCGGAACTCCACCAATACCTCCTCAGCCAGGTTATCCCGGCATCCCTGGTACACCAGGAATTCCCGGAACACCCGGAACTCCACCAATACCTCCACAGCCAGGTTATCCCGGCATCCCTGGTACACCAGGAATTCCCGGAACACCCGGAACTCCACCAATACCTCCACAGCCAGGTTATCCCGGCATCCCTGGTACACCGGGAATTCCCGGAACACCCGGAACTCCACCAATACCTCCACAACCAGGTTATCCCGGTACCCCCGGTACGCCAGGAACTCCTGGAATACCAGGTATACCTGGAAAACCTGGTAAACCTGGCAAGCCGGGCAGGCCAGGAAAACCTGGGGTTCCACCTGTCCCACCACAACCAGGATACCCTGGAACACCGCCATATCCAGAGATCCCTGGAAAGCCTGGGAAACCTGGACATCATGGACATCCCGGATCATCAACCCCAG ATCAGCCTCCATATCCCCCATATCCAGGATATCCTCCCGGGCATGAAGGCCCAATTGGTGGTGTAGGTCCAGATGGTCCCAATGGCCCATGGCCCAATGGTCCGGATGGTCCTCAAGGACCAAGTGGTCCAGGTGGACCAGGCGGACCAGGCGGGCCAGGTGGCCCTGAAGGTGGAATTGGAGGAGTAGGAGGTATAGGTGGCGATGGACCTCCTGGTCCAGATGGTCCATGGCCGACAGGTTCGCCCGGTCCAGATGGGCCATGGCCTGGTGATCCCGACTACGTGCCTGGAGCTCACCCAACAATTCGTCCACACTACGAAGGGCCAATTAAGATTCAATATCCCATTAAGTATTACGAACCTACGACGCCGACCTCTTATGTTTATCCGTTGTATGGACAGAAGCAAGTAGAACGGTTAACCTCTAACTCTAAGTTcgaattgaaatatttcaataatgaaACTTCGAAGGAAGGCTACGAAAAGAACGTCGAATCTACAACGTTTACATATCCAAGCAAAATAAGCGGTCCCATAGGAGTGAAGGATACATATATAGACTCGCAGTTTGGAAATCGATCCCAGAGACCCGGCTATCAGACAGGACAAGTGAACCAAAATGCGGACGAAATTAATTCCTTGCTGCAAACGCAACGAAAGGAATTGCGTAAATACACAGAACAGGAAGACCAAAGTAACTACGAAGATCTTAAGAAAATTGTATCGCAAATTCCTCAAACTGTTTACGACGAAGTAGGTCCTACCACTAGTGAGAAATACTCCAGCCGAGAGAGATTGCAACAGAGCTCTCGCGAGAATCGTAAATATCCCCAACAAGTGACGAAATTGAGCGAACCGGTGATTCGAATAGAAACGAGCCCCGAAGAAAATACTGCCGCGCTTATCAAACAGGTAAACCAATTATCTGAAAAATCTAGCGAACCGAACTTCGAGTTCGCTGCGATCGGTGTTCAGCCACCGAATCCGATCAATATCAAGCCCTACGAGCAGTCTGTAGGGCCAGACCCTGAAACCTGTCCCTGTTACCTTGTCGAGCCTGGAAACGATACAGTCACAACCACGAGCACGACATCCATTCCTCTCATTGGTCAGCTTGGCTTCATTCCAGTAGTATTTGTACCATACTGTCCGGGCAACGACGAGACGGACAGCGAAAACATGAAAGACATGTTCCCCTCTGCAATGCCTGTCCCATATGCATGCGACACGTGCGGTTTGCAAACCGGAAAAATCGAAACGAAGCTTCTCAGCGTGAATCAGCTTGGCAATATAGAGAATCTTCGCGAGGCCTTGCGGCAAGCAAAACTTGGCTTTTTAAATGTTTCAGCACGGCGTCGGACGGAAAGGAGGGGGGCGAAGAGTCGGCACGTCAAGTGA